The proteins below come from a single Kitasatospora sp. NBC_00315 genomic window:
- a CDS encoding DUF3500 domain-containing protein has protein sequence MCREHPSEPHFAWAVGTEPDSARYHRISTSGLLVEADTAVAAGQHVHTVWRDLDNDHGHDLLLDPYARHGADGEHLSRRQTSDRVEPTGPLRTGARYPPQVYVKH, from the coding sequence GTGTGCCGCGAGCATCCGTCCGAGCCGCACTTCGCATGGGCCGTCGGCACCGAACCCGACAGCGCGCGCTACCACCGGATTTCGACCTCCGGCCTGCTGGTCGAAGCGGACACCGCGGTCGCCGCGGGCCAACACGTGCACACCGTCTGGCGCGACCTGGACAACGACCATGGGCACGACCTCCTGCTGGACCCCTACGCGCGGCACGGCGCCGACGGGGAGCACCTGAGCCGTCGGCAGACGTCCGACCGTGTCGAGCCCACCGGCCCACTCCGGACCGGAGCCCGGTATCCGCCGCAGGTCTACGTGAAGCACTGA
- a CDS encoding discoidin domain-containing protein, which translates to MRLTSTRPGAVRRAPAALTAAAVVAGLAMALPVTTASAAGTLLSQGKTVSSSSTENGGTPATAAVDGNTGTRWASAATDQQWIQVDLGVSAAIDKVVLNWEAAYGDGYQIQTSADGVAWTTIYTTTTGAGGVETLNVSGTGRYVRMNGTHRHTGYGYSLWEFQVYGTPAGGTGGTGGTGGTGGTGGTCGTDNAAQGKTATASSTENGGTLASAAVDGNTGTRWASAASDPQWLQVDLGSSQQVCQVVLNWEAAYGDGYQIQLSPDGTNWNTVYTTTTGAGGVETLNVSGTGRYVRMNGTHRHTGYGYSLWEFAVHTGSTSTVPPVQGGGDLGPNVKIFDPSTPNIQATVDQIFTQQESNQFGSERYAMLFKPGTYNNINANIGFYTSIAGLGLNPDDTTFNGDVTVDAGWMQGNATQNFWRSAENLHLKPVSGTDRWAVSQAAPFRRMHVEGGLNLAPSSYGWASGGYIADSKIDGQVGNYSQQQWYTRDSSIGGFSNGVWNQTFSGVQGAPAQGFPDPPYTTLDTTPVSREKPFLYLDGNDYKVFTPAKRTNARGTDWGNGAPQGDSIPLSQFYVVKAGATAATINQALAQGLNLLFTPGVYHVDQTINVTRANTVVLGLGMATIIPDNGVTALKVADVDGVKLAGLLLDAGTVNSPALLQVGDAGPGADHAANPTTVQDVFVRVGGVTAGKATAGMLINSNNTIVDHTWIWRADHGAGVGWESNRSDYGMQVRGNDVLATGLFVEHFNKYDVEWFGDRGRTIFFQNEKSYDAPNQAAIQNGSVKGYAAYKVEDSVNTHEGWGLGSYCYFNVDPTIVMDHGFEVPDKPGVKLHDVLVNSLGGNGQFNHVVNNSGAPTSGTGTVPSNLVSYP; encoded by the coding sequence ATGAGGCTCACCTCAACACGTCCAGGCGCCGTGCGCCGCGCTCCGGCCGCCCTCACGGCAGCCGCCGTGGTGGCCGGTCTGGCGATGGCCCTTCCGGTCACCACCGCCAGCGCCGCAGGCACCCTGCTCTCCCAGGGCAAGACGGTCAGCTCCTCGTCCACGGAGAACGGCGGCACCCCGGCCACCGCGGCCGTCGACGGCAACACCGGTACCCGCTGGGCCTCGGCCGCGACCGACCAGCAGTGGATCCAGGTCGACCTCGGTGTCAGCGCCGCGATCGACAAGGTCGTCCTGAACTGGGAGGCCGCGTACGGCGACGGCTACCAGATCCAGACCTCGGCCGACGGCGTCGCCTGGACCACGATCTACACCACCACCACCGGCGCCGGCGGCGTGGAGACGCTCAACGTCTCCGGCACCGGCCGCTACGTGCGGATGAACGGCACCCACCGCCACACCGGCTACGGCTACTCCCTCTGGGAGTTCCAGGTCTACGGCACCCCGGCCGGCGGCACCGGCGGCACCGGCGGCACCGGCGGCACCGGCGGCACCGGCGGGACCTGCGGCACCGACAACGCGGCGCAGGGCAAGACCGCCACCGCGTCCTCGACGGAGAACGGCGGCACGCTCGCCTCCGCGGCCGTCGACGGCAACACCGGCACCCGATGGGCCTCCGCCGCCAGCGACCCGCAGTGGCTGCAGGTCGACCTCGGCTCCAGCCAGCAGGTCTGCCAGGTCGTCCTGAACTGGGAGGCCGCGTACGGCGACGGCTACCAGATCCAGCTGTCGCCCGACGGCACCAACTGGAACACCGTCTACACCACCACCACCGGCGCCGGCGGCGTGGAGACCCTCAACGTCTCCGGCACCGGCCGCTACGTGCGGATGAACGGCACCCACCGCCACACCGGCTACGGCTACTCCCTCTGGGAGTTCGCGGTGCACACCGGCAGCACCAGCACCGTCCCGCCGGTCCAGGGCGGCGGCGACCTCGGCCCCAACGTGAAGATCTTCGACCCCTCCACGCCGAACATCCAGGCCACGGTCGACCAGATCTTCACGCAGCAGGAGTCCAACCAGTTCGGCTCCGAGCGGTACGCCATGCTGTTCAAGCCGGGCACGTACAACAACATCAACGCCAACATCGGGTTCTACACCTCGATCGCGGGTCTGGGCCTGAACCCGGACGACACCACCTTCAACGGCGACGTCACCGTCGACGCGGGCTGGATGCAGGGCAACGCCACCCAGAACTTCTGGCGCTCGGCGGAGAACCTGCACCTCAAGCCGGTCAGCGGCACCGACCGCTGGGCCGTCTCGCAGGCCGCGCCGTTCCGCCGGATGCACGTCGAGGGCGGTCTCAACCTCGCCCCGTCGAGCTACGGCTGGGCCAGCGGCGGCTACATCGCCGACAGCAAGATCGACGGCCAGGTGGGCAACTACTCGCAGCAGCAGTGGTACACCCGCGACAGCTCCATCGGCGGCTTCAGCAACGGCGTCTGGAACCAGACGTTCTCCGGCGTCCAGGGCGCTCCCGCCCAGGGCTTCCCCGACCCGCCGTACACCACCCTCGACACCACCCCGGTCTCCCGCGAGAAGCCGTTCCTCTACCTGGACGGCAACGACTACAAGGTCTTCACGCCGGCCAAGCGCACCAACGCGCGCGGCACCGACTGGGGCAACGGCGCGCCGCAGGGTGACTCCATCCCGCTGAGCCAGTTCTACGTGGTCAAGGCCGGGGCCACCGCCGCGACCATCAACCAGGCGCTCGCCCAGGGCCTCAACCTGCTCTTCACCCCGGGCGTCTACCACGTCGACCAGACCATCAACGTGACGCGGGCCAACACCGTGGTGCTGGGCCTGGGCATGGCCACCATCATCCCGGACAACGGCGTCACCGCGCTCAAGGTCGCCGACGTGGACGGCGTCAAGCTCGCCGGCCTGCTGCTGGACGCCGGTACGGTCAACTCGCCCGCCCTCCTCCAGGTCGGCGACGCCGGCCCGGGCGCGGACCACGCGGCGAACCCGACCACCGTCCAGGACGTCTTCGTCCGGGTCGGCGGCGTCACGGCGGGCAAGGCCACCGCCGGCATGCTGATCAACAGCAACAACACCATCGTCGACCACACCTGGATCTGGCGCGCGGACCACGGCGCCGGCGTCGGCTGGGAGAGCAACCGCTCCGACTACGGCATGCAGGTGCGCGGCAACGACGTGCTGGCCACCGGCCTGTTCGTCGAGCACTTCAACAAGTACGACGTCGAGTGGTTCGGCGACCGTGGCAGGACCATCTTCTTCCAGAACGAGAAGTCCTACGACGCCCCCAACCAGGCGGCGATCCAGAACGGCAGCGTCAAGGGCTACGCGGCCTACAAGGTCGAGGACTCGGTCAACACCCACGAGGGCTGGGGCCTGGGCAGCTACTGCTACTTCAACGTCGACCCGACCATCGTCATGGACCACGGCTTCGAGGTCCCGGACAAGCCGGGCGTCAAGCTCCACGACGTCCTGGTCAACTCGCTCGGTGGTAACGGCCAGTTCAACCACGTGGTGAACAACAGCGGCGCCCCCACCTCCGGCACCGGTACCGTCCCGTCCAACCTGGTTTCCTACCCGTAG